A genomic region of Streptococcus suis contains the following coding sequences:
- a CDS encoding CopY/TcrY family copper transport repressor produces MEQTISAAEWQVMRVLWAQPGATSQEIIQALQEGFDWQATTIKTLLGRLRKKNYLRMAKETSKYHYYPLISEEEHLQGQVELLLAAICSTKQGQLVEKLLDTGTFSQKSLENLASKISQLQKTAPERIACRCLVGQCTCGHHTKGERR; encoded by the coding sequence GTGGAGCAGACAATTTCTGCTGCGGAGTGGCAGGTCATGCGGGTCTTGTGGGCCCAGCCTGGTGCGACTTCTCAGGAAATTATTCAGGCCTTGCAGGAAGGCTTTGATTGGCAGGCGACGACCATTAAGACACTTTTAGGGCGGCTGCGGAAGAAAAACTATTTGAGAATGGCTAAGGAAACTAGCAAGTACCACTACTACCCGCTGATCAGTGAAGAGGAACATTTGCAGGGGCAGGTGGAGCTCTTACTAGCTGCCATATGTTCCACAAAACAGGGGCAACTGGTTGAAAAACTGCTAGACACAGGGACATTTTCCCAAAAAAGCCTAGAAAATCTGGCCAGCAAAATCTCTCAGCTACAAAAGACTGCACCTGAGCGAATCGCTTGTCGGTGTTTGGTGGGGCAATGTACCTGTGGGCATCATACAAAAGGAGAAAGAAGATGA